The Corynebacterium poyangense genome includes a window with the following:
- a CDS encoding helix-turn-helix domain-containing protein, producing the protein MESPSTEGTVFARRLKHSRMDNKLTQARLAAGICSPSAISRWKSGQGIPDAEVIGALADRLEIDPSVLTGRGFDPRFAESSESFAELIHTVFGEGNGAPESHMTQWIGMFKELLSVVDPWNGGADPRRIIDALAVDPLTELTPVTWESAELLEALVALAEDQRLAQVERLSEVLGWTTDAPQVLRRLAVEIAVGMLVLMKMPLAAWEVVSTASLPDITMTTFFLLTLSSKEARDLPPVADHRSSRDTAFSILAELLNLPPENHDLALRAVAIACPQDALVKGIIRQMREEN; encoded by the coding sequence ATGGAAAGCCCGAGTACTGAGGGCACAGTTTTTGCCCGACGCCTCAAACATTCGCGCATGGATAACAAACTCACCCAAGCCAGGTTGGCTGCGGGAATCTGTTCCCCTAGTGCAATATCTCGGTGGAAATCAGGGCAGGGAATCCCGGATGCAGAGGTAATTGGAGCGCTCGCTGATCGGTTGGAAATAGATCCCTCGGTACTCACCGGACGGGGGTTTGATCCCCGATTTGCGGAATCTTCGGAGAGTTTCGCTGAGCTCATCCACACCGTGTTTGGCGAGGGGAATGGCGCTCCGGAGTCACATATGACGCAGTGGATTGGGATGTTTAAGGAGCTTCTGTCTGTGGTGGATCCGTGGAATGGGGGAGCTGATCCTCGCCGGATTATTGATGCTTTGGCGGTAGATCCACTCACTGAATTAACCCCGGTGACGTGGGAGAGTGCTGAACTTTTAGAAGCTTTAGTGGCGCTGGCTGAGGATCAGAGATTAGCTCAGGTCGAAAGACTTAGTGAGGTCCTGGGATGGACCACGGATGCGCCGCAGGTTCTTCGCCGCCTCGCTGTGGAAATAGCAGTAGGGATGTTAGTTCTCATGAAGATGCCGCTAGCCGCCTGGGAGGTAGTTTCCACAGCGTCATTACCTGACATCACTATGACAACTTTCTTCCTTCTGACCTTGAGCAGCAAAGAAGCTAGAGATCTTCCACCGGTGGCTGATCACCGAAGCAGTAGAGATACCGCTTTCAGTATTCTTGCTGAGCTTTTGAACTTGCCTCCGGAGAATCACGATCTGGCGCTAAGGGCGGTAGCCATCGCGTGTCCGCAAGACGCCCTAGTAAAAGGGATCATCAGGCAGATGAGGGAAGAGAACTAA
- the rpsL gene encoding 30S ribosomal protein S12, with translation MPTIQQLVRKGRHNKSAKVSTAALKGSPQRRGVCTRVYTTSPKKPNSALRKLARVRLTTGIEVSAYIPGEGHNLQEHSMVLVRGGRVKDLPGVRYKIVRGTLDTQGVKDRKQARSRYGAKKEK, from the coding sequence ATGCCAACTATCCAGCAGCTGGTCCGAAAGGGCCGCCATAATAAGTCCGCGAAGGTCTCCACCGCGGCGCTGAAGGGTTCTCCTCAGCGACGTGGCGTGTGCACCCGTGTTTACACCACCTCCCCGAAGAAGCCGAACTCCGCGTTGCGGAAGCTTGCTCGTGTTCGTTTGACCACCGGTATTGAGGTTTCTGCATACATTCCGGGTGAAGGCCACAACCTGCAGGAGCACTCCATGGTGCTGGTTCGTGGAGGCCGTGTAAAGGACCTTCCTGGTGTCCGCTACAAGATCGTCCGTGGCACCCTTGATACCCAGGGTGTGAAGGATCGCAAGCAGGCTCGTTCCCGCTACGGTGCGAAGAAGGAGAAGTAA